Below is a genomic region from Methanocorpusculum vombati.
CGACTGTTTCCGGCGCTCGAAAAACTCCGGGACGCAGACATCTACGTCGTCTGTGCGGGCCGCGAAGGAACCCTCCCCTCCGTCGTCGCGGGCCTCGTCAACAAACCGGTCATCGGCGTCCCCGTCAGTACCGGCTACGGCTACATGGGTCACGGCGAAGCTGCCCTCGCCTCCATGCTTCAGTCCTGCGCCGCAATAACGGTCGTCAACATCGACGCAGGATTCACCGCAGGAGCAGTCGCCGCCCGTACCGCAGCACTCATCGGAGGAACCAAATGAAACGCGGACTCTACGTCGGAAGATTTCAGCCGTATCACAACGGTCACAAATCCGTCATCGAACGTATCGCCGACGAAGTCGATGAACTCATCATCGGTATCGGCAGCGCCGAGATCAGCCACGACCTCCGCCACCCGTTCACCGCAGGGGAACGGGTACTCATGATCAGCCGTGCCCTCAAAGACATCAACATCCCCGTCTATATTATTCCCTTGGAGGATGTCAAGCGAAACGCCCTCTGGGTCGCCCACGTCAAATCCATGACCCCGCCGTTTGACATCGTCTACACCGGAAACCCGCTCGTCATCGAACTCTTCCGCGAAGCAGGTATCCGGGTCACCTCGCCCCCCATGTACCGGCGGGAAACCCTATCCGGCACCGCCATCCGTGCCCGCATGATTGCAGGTGACGCATGGGAAGAATGCGTCCCCTCAGA
It encodes:
- a CDS encoding nicotinamide-nucleotide adenylyltransferase, whose protein sequence is MKRGLYVGRFQPYHNGHKSVIERIADEVDELIIGIGSAEISHDLRHPFTAGERVLMISRALKDINIPVYIIPLEDVKRNALWVAHVKSMTPPFDIVYTGNPLVIELFREAGIRVTSPPMYRRETLSGTAIRARMIAGDAWEECVPSEVADVIREIHGIDRIQQIAKTD